Proteins found in one Arachis stenosperma cultivar V10309 chromosome 8, arast.V10309.gnm1.PFL2, whole genome shotgun sequence genomic segment:
- the LOC130945101 gene encoding probable ribosome biogenesis protein RLP24: protein MRLEKCWFCSSTVYPGHGIQFVRNDAKIFRFCRSKCHKNFKMKRNPRKVKWTKAYRRVHGKDMTQDSTFEFERKRNKPERYDRNLAENVLKAIPKIDKIRVTREERHHKNRMKGNKVKVQKEATKELEQGISLVKAPLALQQDPSLTLPKIKVTVSQQQSQQNQPMEE from the exons ATGAGATTGGAGAAGTGTTGGTTTTGTTCCTCAACTGTATATCCTGGTCATGGAATCCAGTTCGTTCGTAATGATGCCAAG ATTTTTCGATTTTGCAGGTCTAAATGCCATAAGAACTTTAAAATGAAGAGGAACCCTCGTAAGGTCAAATGGACCAAGGCATATCGAAGAGTGCATGGAAAGGATATGACTCAG GATTCAACGTTTGAATTCGAGAGGAAGCGGAACAAACCTGAGAGATATGACAGGAACCTTGCTGAGAATGTGCTTAAGGCCATTCCTAAGATTGATAAGATCAGAGTCACCAGAGAGGAGAGACACCATAAGAATAG GATGAAGGGAAACAAGGTGAAGGTGCAGAAGGAGGCGACGAAGGAGTTGGAGCAGGGTATCAGTTTGGTCAAAGCTCCTTTGGCCCTTCAGCAGGATCCGTCTCTCACTTTACCAAAGATCAAAGTCACGGTTTCCCAACAGCAATCACAGCAGAATCAACCTATGGAAGAGTGA
- the LOC130946503 gene encoding uncharacterized protein LOC130946503 translates to MASMAARRSSSTIVRSICRATAKSTAGRSSSSSFPLRDSNLGFRHNNNRIAPARFSLLRRELSSLKPLHTAIASSYLVSKLPTEATTSSQGRFANYVSPI, encoded by the exons ATGGCTTCAATGGCAGCAAGAAGATCCAGCAGCACAATCGTGCGAAGCATCTGTAGAGCCACCGCGAAATCGACGGCAGGGAGGTCATCATCCTCGTCCTTCCCTTTGCGCGATTCCAATCTCGGTTTTCGGCATAATAACAACCGTATCGCTCCGGCGAGGTTCTCGCTCCTCCGAAGAGAATTGAGCTCCTTGAAGCCATTGCACACAGCCATTGCTTCATCTTACCTTGTTTCCAAGCTTCCCACCGAAGCTACCACCTCCTCACAAG GGAGGTTTGCTAACTATGTCAGTCCAATCTAA
- the LOC130945948 gene encoding uncharacterized protein LOC130945948, protein MRDIISCFSENAVNVRQQASCSSYSSSSNACINPSLTPSTRNSVSSVYRSTLSNKHQILMITVTWCKSFSNQGLTISFGTQDPPSPPFRLNTNSRFFRKKKGSKLMVESSNHESRIEVFWDLSNAKYDTGPEPVDGYYVAVVVGLEIALIIGHIAEESVTKKLKAMAATSSGKFSLLSRREHCSGNTLYTTKAQFCENGTWHDIMIRCSGGNGNEGLLKSSSSSSLSSSSPPALMVCIDKKTVIRVKRLQWNFRGNQTIFVDGLLVDLLWDVHNWFFNPSSSSSSSGYAVFMFRTRSGLDSRLWLQEKPSLKDKDALEFSFLIYACKTA, encoded by the coding sequence atgagGGACATAATTTCATGTTTTAGTGAGAACGCAGTGAATGTGAGACAACAAGCTTCATGTTCTAGCTATTCATCATCAAGCAACGCTTGCATCAATCCAAGCCTCACACCTTCAACAAGAAACTCAGTTTCCTCTGTTTACAGATCAACACTCTCCAACAAGCACCAGATTCTGATGATCACAGTCACATGGTGCAAGAGCTTCTCCAATCAAGGACTCACTATAAGCTTTGGAACACAAGATCCACCATCACCACCTTTCAGGCTCAACACCAATTCAAGGTTCTTcaggaagaagaaaggaagcaAATTGATGGTTGAATCTTCCAATCATGAGTCAAGAATTGAAGTCTTCTGGGATCTTTCCAATGCTAAATACGACACTGGACCTGAACCGGTTGATGGTTACTATGTTGCGGTTGTTGTTGGTTTGGAAATAGCACTGATCATTGGTCACATAGCAGAAGAATCAGTTACCAAGAAGCTAAAAGCCATGGCAGCAACAAGTTCGGGTAAATTCTCATTGTTATCAAGAAGAGAACATTGTTCAGGTAACACACTTTACACCACAAAGGCTCAGTTCTGTGAAAATGGAACGTGGCATGATATCATGATAAGGTGCAGTGGTGGAAATGGAAATGAAGGGTTGTTAAAGTCTTCTTCGTCTTCGTCGCTGTCGTCTTCGTCGCCACCGGCTCTGATGGTTTGCATTGATAAGAAGACAGTGATCCGTGTGAAgaggcttcagtggaatttcaGGGGAAATCAAACAATTTTTGTTGATGGTTTGCTGGTTGATTTACTTTGGGATGTTCATAACTGGTTCTTcaatccttcttcttcttcttcttcttctgggTATGCAGTGTTCATGTTCAGAACAAGGAGTGGTTTGGATAGCAGATTGTGGCTGCAAGAGAAgccttcactcaaagataaagatGCTCTTGAATTCTCATTCCTCATCTATGCTTGTAAGACTGCATAA